A region of Streptomyces deccanensis DNA encodes the following proteins:
- a CDS encoding alpha/beta fold hydrolase: MDDLFTNGFERLVIPDAGHFLNLEQPKTVADHILGFLNG; encoded by the coding sequence ATGGACGACCTGTTCACGAACGGCTTCGAACGCCTCGTCATACCCGACGCAGGTCACTTCCTGAACCTCGAACAGCCCAAGACGGTCGCCGACCACATCCTCGGCTTCCTGAACGGCTGA
- a CDS encoding alpha/beta hydrolase, whose amino-acid sequence MGISPEAHEFAEFLASVSAKTSTPGLDLAVIRDIIDSSQKASTEPEGVTYAEVDAGGVPALWAIPEGADPDRALLHFHFGGSVAASMHSDRKAAGHIAKAAGARSLVVDFRLAPEHPYPAQLDDAETAYRWLLSQGYEPQNIGSTGHSIGGTLAVMLPLRLLAKGEATPGAIVSVSPWTDLTLQNPAVDANETNDKMLSRGSLEFFRQAWLQDPAVDFTDPQISLVHADLTGLPPTLVHYGEYETLADDGAQLGRRLADFKVTTETHALPEGQHSFIMGAGRVPEVDQAIGQMGQWLRKHLGA is encoded by the coding sequence ATGGGAATAAGCCCAGAGGCACACGAGTTCGCGGAGTTTCTCGCGAGTGTGAGCGCGAAGACGTCGACACCGGGCCTCGACCTGGCCGTCATCCGTGACATCATCGACTCGAGCCAGAAGGCGTCGACCGAGCCGGAAGGCGTCACCTACGCCGAAGTGGACGCGGGTGGCGTCCCCGCCCTGTGGGCCATTCCCGAAGGCGCCGATCCCGACCGCGCGCTGCTGCACTTCCACTTCGGCGGATCCGTCGCCGCCTCCATGCACTCCGACCGCAAGGCCGCGGGACACATCGCGAAGGCCGCCGGCGCCCGCTCCCTGGTCGTGGACTTCCGTCTGGCGCCCGAACACCCCTATCCGGCGCAGCTCGACGACGCCGAGACCGCCTACCGCTGGCTGCTCTCGCAGGGCTACGAGCCGCAGAACATCGGCAGCACCGGCCACTCGATCGGCGGCACCCTCGCGGTGATGCTGCCGCTGCGCCTGCTCGCCAAGGGCGAGGCCACGCCTGGCGCGATCGTCAGCGTCTCCCCCTGGACCGATCTCACGCTCCAGAACCCCGCGGTGGACGCCAACGAGACGAACGACAAGATGCTCAGCCGAGGGTCCCTGGAGTTCTTCCGCCAAGCCTGGCTGCAGGATCCCGCCGTGGACTTCACCGACCCGCAGATCAGCCTCGTACACGCCGACCTGACCGGCCTGCCGCCCACGCTCGTCCACTACGGCGAGTACGAGACCCTCGCCGACGACGGCGCCCAACTCGGCCGCCGACTCGCGGACTTCAAGGTCACCACCGAGACCCACGCGCTGCCCGAAGGGCAGCACTCGTTCATCATGGGCGCCGGACGCGTACCCGAGGTGGACCAGGCCATCGGGCAGATGGGCCAGTGGCTCCGCAAGCACCTCGGCGCGTGA
- a CDS encoding alpha/beta fold hydrolase — protein MTQVTQQPPSGEDSPAEGSQASDRVRRRTVQAGGLEVPILEAGSGPLVVLLHGFPDHAASWTGTLDRLAQEGYWAVAPAQRGYWPGGAAPDGSYRIASTGQDVLDLIEALGREQADLIGHDFGAAAAYAAASLDARRVRKLVTLAVPHGRQLLNALVADGDQQRRSWYMFFFQTAMAEAAVEHDDFAFIDRLWREWSPGYELPDADRAALKETLGAPGVLTEILGYYRQLFTPPADEATQALQARAFGAITVPSLYLHGADDNCMTVELSDGMDDLFTNGFERVVIPGAGHFLHLEQPKTVADHILGFLNS, from the coding sequence ATGACACAGGTGACCCAGCAACCGCCCTCTGGCGAGGACTCCCCGGCCGAGGGGTCCCAGGCGAGCGACCGCGTCCGTCGTCGGACGGTTCAGGCAGGCGGACTGGAGGTTCCGATCCTTGAGGCCGGCAGCGGGCCGCTCGTGGTGCTCCTCCACGGGTTTCCCGACCATGCCGCCAGCTGGACAGGGACTCTCGACCGCCTTGCGCAGGAAGGATATTGGGCGGTCGCGCCCGCACAGCGCGGATACTGGCCCGGCGGCGCGGCCCCCGACGGCTCCTACCGCATTGCCTCGACCGGCCAGGACGTCCTGGACCTGATTGAAGCGCTCGGGCGCGAGCAGGCGGATCTCATCGGCCACGACTTCGGCGCCGCGGCGGCGTACGCGGCAGCGAGCCTCGACGCCAGGCGCGTCCGCAAGTTGGTCACCTTGGCGGTTCCCCATGGCCGTCAACTGCTGAACGCACTGGTCGCCGACGGTGACCAGCAGCGACGCAGCTGGTACATGTTCTTCTTCCAGACGGCCATGGCGGAAGCGGCCGTCGAGCACGACGACTTCGCCTTCATCGACCGGCTCTGGCGGGAATGGTCACCCGGCTACGAGCTGCCGGACGCGGACCGTGCCGCGCTCAAGGAAACCCTGGGTGCTCCAGGAGTCCTGACCGAAATCCTGGGCTACTACCGCCAGTTGTTCACGCCCCCCGCGGACGAGGCGACCCAAGCCCTGCAAGCCCGGGCCTTCGGCGCCATCACCGTCCCGTCGCTCTACCTCCACGGCGCCGACGACAACTGCATGACCGTGGAGTTGAGCGACGGCATGGACGACCTGTTCACGAACGGCTTCGAACGCGTCGTCATACCCGGCGCAGGGCACTTCCTGCACCTCGAACAGCCCAAGACGGTCGCCGACCACATCCTCGGCTTCCTGAACAGCTGA
- a CDS encoding methyltransferase domain-containing protein, translated as MLAVLDAMDQMPSAGLLRARSYELLSLVPGSSVVDVGCGAGRAVAELAERGVHAVGVDPDPWILAEARKRWPGAEFREAGAEDLPFADGSVRGYRADKVFHFLQEPWRAVAEARRVLCPGGRIALIGQDWDAIMIDSDDAALTRTIVHARADLLGAPRAARQYRNLLLDGGFHDVTVEVHTSVFTDPAMLSLLTGLAESACTSGAVGRDQADEWLAEQRRRAEADRFLIAFPYFVAAASA; from the coding sequence ATGCTGGCCGTCCTCGACGCGATGGACCAGATGCCGAGCGCCGGCCTGCTGCGGGCCCGCTCCTACGAACTGCTGTCTCTTGTCCCGGGCTCGTCTGTCGTGGACGTCGGCTGCGGTGCCGGGCGGGCCGTCGCCGAGCTGGCCGAGCGTGGCGTCCACGCGGTGGGCGTGGATCCCGATCCGTGGATCCTGGCCGAGGCCCGGAAACGGTGGCCGGGGGCCGAGTTCCGGGAAGCGGGGGCGGAGGATCTGCCGTTCGCCGACGGAAGTGTGCGCGGCTACCGTGCCGACAAGGTCTTCCATTTTCTTCAGGAGCCGTGGCGCGCGGTGGCGGAAGCACGGCGCGTCCTCTGCCCGGGCGGCAGGATCGCCCTGATCGGGCAGGACTGGGACGCCATCATGATCGACTCTGATGACGCGGCGCTCACCCGCACGATCGTGCACGCCCGCGCCGACCTCCTGGGCGCGCCCCGCGCCGCCCGCCAGTACCGCAACCTGCTCCTGGACGGCGGCTTCCACGACGTCACCGTCGAGGTGCACACCAGCGTGTTCACCGATCCCGCGATGTTGTCGCTGCTCACCGGGCTCGCCGAGTCGGCCTGCACGAGCGGTGCCGTCGGCCGTGACCAGGCCGATGAGTGGCTCGCCGAACAGCGCCGACGCGCCGAGGCCGACCGCTTCCTCATCGCCTTTCCGTACTTCGTGGCTGCCGCCTCCGCCTAG
- a CDS encoding TetR/AcrR family transcriptional regulator, with protein sequence MARPRSFDRDHVLHAAERQFRASGYNGTSVDDISAATGLGRGSLYAAFDGKHGVLMEAMTGYFARLGQGPRNMLAGPDEGALERLHQYLLRAVHGVPLAADVPPASDRAAAACFAAKMALEVGASDPEVKRLANDCFSVVRTAVAECLRAAQRNGDIDPDADPDDLAYLLLTVIRGSDVVGAYGHSPARLTAIAESAFALLPRPRHH encoded by the coding sequence ATGGCCAGACCACGAAGCTTCGACCGCGACCACGTCCTGCATGCCGCCGAGCGACAGTTCCGCGCCTCCGGCTACAACGGCACGAGCGTCGACGACATCAGCGCCGCCACCGGCCTGGGCCGCGGCAGCCTCTACGCCGCGTTCGACGGCAAGCACGGCGTGCTGATGGAGGCGATGACCGGCTACTTCGCCCGGCTCGGGCAGGGTCCACGCAACATGCTCGCCGGACCGGACGAGGGCGCCCTGGAACGACTGCACCAGTACTTGCTCCGCGCCGTCCACGGCGTGCCACTGGCCGCCGACGTACCCCCCGCCTCCGACCGGGCGGCGGCGGCCTGCTTCGCCGCCAAAATGGCCCTGGAGGTCGGCGCCTCCGACCCCGAGGTGAAACGCCTGGCCAACGACTGCTTCTCCGTGGTCCGCACGGCGGTGGCCGAGTGCTTGCGAGCGGCGCAGCGCAACGGCGACATCGACCCCGACGCGGATCCCGACGACCTTGCCTACCTCCTGCTGACCGTGATCCGTGGGAGCGATGTCGTCGGCGCGTACGGCCACAGTCCCGCCCGCCTGACCGCGATCGCGGAGAGCGCGTTCGCCTTGCTGCCTCGCCCGCGCCACCACTGA
- a CDS encoding FAD-dependent oxidoreductase, with product MAQAAESARTVIMTVDDDPGVSRAVARDLRRRYGQSYRIVRAESGESALEALRELKLRGDLVAVILADYRMPQMNGIEFLEQALDLYPGARRVLLTAYADTNAAIDAINVVDLDHYLLKPWDPPEEKLYPVLDDLLEAWRCSDFRPVPSTKVVGHRWSARSSDVREFLARNQVPYRWYSSDEPEGQRLLAAAGQDGQRLPVVITPDGDPLVEPEVPDLAARVGLATTPTADFYDLVVIGGGPAGLGAAVYGASEGLRTVLVERSATGGQAGQSSRIENYLGFPDGVSGAQLTDRARRQATKFGAEILTAREVAGLEVNGAARTVRFSDGSAIAAHSVILATGVSYRKLQAPGADELSGRGVFYGSALTEAAACHGHDVYIVGGANSAGQAAMYLSRGAKSVTLLVRGADLTASMSHYLIQQIAESPNIFVRAHTVVEAAHGDNDLEQLTLRDTKSGQTERVDAQWLFVFIGAAPLTDWLDGTVLRDEHGFILAGPDLTPDGRPPANWELDRPPYHLETNIPGVFVAGDARAESAKRVASAVGEGAMAVMLVHRYLEQS from the coding sequence ATGGCACAGGCCGCCGAATCGGCGCGAACCGTCATCATGACCGTGGACGACGACCCCGGGGTGTCCCGGGCCGTCGCCCGTGACCTGCGACGGCGCTACGGCCAGTCGTATCGGATCGTGCGCGCGGAGTCCGGTGAGTCCGCGCTGGAGGCGCTGCGGGAGCTGAAGCTGCGCGGTGATCTGGTCGCGGTGATCCTGGCCGACTACCGCATGCCGCAGATGAACGGCATCGAGTTCCTCGAACAGGCCCTGGACCTCTATCCGGGCGCCCGGCGCGTGCTGCTGACCGCGTACGCGGACACCAACGCTGCGATCGACGCGATCAACGTCGTCGACCTCGACCACTACCTCCTCAAGCCCTGGGACCCGCCGGAGGAGAAGCTCTACCCGGTCCTGGACGACCTGCTGGAGGCGTGGCGGTGCAGTGACTTCCGGCCGGTGCCGAGCACCAAGGTGGTCGGACACCGCTGGTCGGCGCGCTCCTCGGACGTACGGGAGTTCCTGGCCCGCAACCAGGTGCCCTACCGCTGGTACTCCTCGGACGAGCCAGAGGGTCAGCGGCTGCTGGCCGCCGCCGGGCAGGACGGGCAGCGGCTGCCGGTGGTGATCACCCCGGACGGCGATCCCCTGGTCGAGCCGGAGGTGCCCGACCTCGCCGCACGCGTGGGTCTCGCCACGACCCCGACCGCCGACTTCTACGACCTGGTCGTCATCGGTGGCGGGCCGGCTGGTCTTGGCGCGGCCGTGTACGGGGCCTCGGAGGGCCTGCGCACGGTGCTCGTGGAGCGGTCGGCGACCGGCGGGCAGGCCGGGCAGAGCTCCCGGATCGAGAACTACCTGGGCTTCCCGGACGGTGTGTCCGGCGCCCAGCTCACCGACCGGGCCCGTCGGCAGGCGACGAAGTTCGGCGCCGAGATCCTCACCGCCCGTGAGGTGGCGGGCCTGGAGGTCAACGGCGCGGCCCGCACCGTACGCTTCTCGGACGGGTCGGCGATCGCGGCGCACAGCGTGATCCTGGCGACCGGTGTGTCGTACCGGAAGCTTCAGGCGCCGGGTGCCGACGAGCTGTCGGGCCGCGGGGTGTTCTACGGGTCCGCGCTCACCGAGGCCGCCGCCTGCCATGGCCACGACGTGTACATCGTCGGCGGCGCCAACTCGGCCGGGCAGGCGGCGATGTACCTGTCCAGGGGAGCCAAGTCGGTCACCCTGCTGGTGCGCGGAGCGGACCTCACCGCGTCGATGTCGCACTACCTGATCCAGCAGATCGCCGAGTCGCCCAACATCTTCGTACGGGCCCACACGGTCGTCGAGGCCGCGCACGGCGACAACGACCTGGAACAGCTGACGCTGCGCGACACGAAGAGCGGGCAGACCGAACGGGTCGACGCGCAGTGGCTGTTCGTGTTCATCGGCGCGGCCCCGCTGACCGACTGGCTGGACGGCACGGTCCTGCGCGACGAGCACGGGTTCATCCTCGCCGGACCCGACCTCACCCCCGACGGGCGGCCACCGGCCAACTGGGAGCTGGACCGGCCGCCCTACCACCTGGAGACCAACATTCCCGGCGTGTTCGTCGCCGGGGACGCCCGCGCCGAGTCGGCGAAGCGGGTCGCGTCCGCCGTCGGAGAGGGAGCCATGGCCGTGATGCTCGTACACCGGTACCTGGAGCAGTCATGA
- a CDS encoding maleylpyruvate isomerase N-terminal domain-containing protein: MTEAADRIIDALRSGHDHLAAVVHRLTAADLTRPSGASEWDVSQVLGHLGSGAEIGLAVLEGATGGTGAPDGDFNKSVWARWNAMTPAERAEGFVTANQALVECYESLDAGARSDLRIDLGFLPAPVDVATAAGLRLGELAHHSWDVEVTFDPSATLASAATAPLLDQAGMMLGFIGKADALENRPVTVAVRTTAPERAFGLSVGETVALTGEPEHADAVLTAPAEWWLRLVAGRHAPAHTPSSVTLTGDTVTLDDLRRVFPGF, encoded by the coding sequence ATGACTGAAGCCGCAGATCGGATCATCGACGCCCTGCGCAGCGGGCACGACCACCTCGCCGCTGTGGTGCACAGACTCACCGCGGCCGATCTCACCCGCCCGTCCGGCGCGTCGGAGTGGGACGTCTCCCAGGTGCTCGGCCATCTGGGCAGCGGCGCCGAAATAGGCCTGGCCGTACTGGAGGGCGCGACGGGCGGTACGGGTGCCCCCGACGGCGACTTCAACAAGTCGGTGTGGGCCCGCTGGAACGCGATGACCCCGGCCGAGCGCGCCGAAGGCTTCGTCACCGCCAACCAGGCGCTGGTCGAGTGCTACGAGAGCCTCGACGCGGGGGCCCGCAGCGACCTCCGGATCGACCTCGGCTTCCTGCCCGCGCCGGTGGACGTCGCGACCGCGGCGGGGCTCCGGCTCGGTGAGCTCGCCCACCACTCGTGGGACGTCGAGGTGACCTTCGACCCGTCGGCGACCCTGGCGTCCGCCGCGACCGCGCCGCTTCTCGACCAGGCCGGCATGATGCTGGGCTTCATCGGCAAGGCGGACGCCCTGGAGAACCGCCCCGTCACCGTCGCGGTGCGCACCACCGCACCAGAGCGCGCCTTCGGTCTCTCGGTCGGCGAGACGGTCGCGCTCACCGGGGAACCCGAGCACGCCGACGCCGTGCTGACGGCCCCCGCCGAGTGGTGGCTGCGACTCGTCGCCGGCCGGCACGCCCCCGCCCACACCCCGTCCTCCGTGACCCTCACCGGCGACACCGTCACCCTCGACGACCTGCGCAGGGTCTTCCCCGGGTTCTGA
- a CDS encoding VOC family protein, which yields MTRPPRRDHPNGRRRADRQAEVDQLPALGARHADIGRGERSWTTLVDPEGNESRVLGSRHRRPERSRAPNIRWLKKRGAAPSRRRPVIRSLGVGDLWHRPPNRREPSS from the coding sequence ATCACTCGACCCCCGCGGCGAGACCACCCGAATGGGCGTCGCAGGGCCGACCGGCAGGCCGAGGTGGACCAACTGCCGGCCCTCGGGGCGAGGCACGCGGACATCGGCCGGGGAGAGCGGTCCTGGACCACACTGGTGGACCCGGAGGGCAACGAGTCCCGCGTGCTCGGCTCACGGCATCGCCGACCGGAGCGAAGCAGGGCACCGAACATACGATGGCTGAAAAAACGCGGCGCGGCACCGAGCCGGCGCCGACCGGTGATCCGATCACTCGGGGTGGGAGACCTATGGCACAGGCCGCCGAATCGGCGCGAACCGTCATCATGA
- a CDS encoding alpha/beta fold hydrolase, whose product MSTSRDTEAGIGDLSSDRSWKRLTPMEFEHVTFDLPHGTFHALQGGDPDGRPTLVLHGFPDHPPTAQPFLAELGRRGRHVLAPWLRGYAPSPTAGPFDFASLTSDVLALIDRWSPGRAVELIGHDWGAFLTYDAVATAPERIERAVTLAIPHPRTFLTLMRPAQLRRSWHMGLFQLPGTGWLAGARDLALIDHLWRQWSPGLSLDPALRAELHKDLRASMPAPLKYYRQMMRPSMLGVLRRTSQPITVPLLQLHGADDGGILPPQIDDRHRFAAAHALEIVPDVGHFLHIEAPEAIAERIAAWAQ is encoded by the coding sequence ATGTCCACATCCAGAGACACCGAAGCAGGCATCGGCGATCTGTCGTCCGACCGCTCTTGGAAAAGGCTGACACCCATGGAATTCGAACACGTCACCTTCGACCTGCCCCACGGCACCTTTCACGCGCTGCAGGGCGGCGACCCCGACGGTCGACCCACGCTCGTCCTGCACGGCTTCCCGGACCATCCGCCGACCGCGCAGCCCTTCCTCGCCGAGCTCGGCCGCCGCGGACGTCACGTCCTCGCACCCTGGCTGCGCGGCTACGCGCCGTCCCCGACCGCGGGGCCGTTCGACTTCGCATCCCTCACCAGCGACGTGCTCGCGCTGATCGACCGCTGGTCTCCCGGGCGAGCCGTTGAGTTGATCGGCCACGACTGGGGCGCCTTCCTCACCTACGATGCCGTCGCCACCGCGCCGGAGCGGATCGAACGCGCGGTCACGCTCGCCATCCCCCACCCACGCACGTTCCTGACCCTGATGCGCCCCGCTCAGCTGCGCCGGAGCTGGCACATGGGGCTATTTCAACTGCCCGGAACCGGCTGGCTGGCCGGCGCCCGCGATCTCGCCCTCATCGACCACCTCTGGCGTCAGTGGTCGCCCGGCCTCTCGCTCGATCCAGCTCTCCGGGCGGAGCTGCACAAGGACCTGCGGGCGAGCATGCCCGCGCCTCTGAAGTACTACCGGCAGATGATGAGACCCAGCATGCTCGGGGTGTTGCGCCGCACGTCTCAGCCGATCACGGTGCCCCTGCTGCAGCTCCACGGTGCCGACGACGGCGGCATCCTCCCCCCGCAGATCGACGACCGGCATCGGTTCGCCGCCGCGCACGCGCTGGAGATCGTCCCCGACGTCGGTCACTTCCTGCACATCGAGGCCCCCGAGGCGATCGCGGAACGGATCGCGGCATGGGCCCAATAG
- a CDS encoding oxidoreductase translates to MQTTSPVALVTGASSGIGRAAARALVRAGFAVVGTSRNAAKAEPLPGVTFLDLDVASDESVRSLVEEVIERFGRIDVLVNNAGVGAVGAAEESSIDQAKEVFDINVFGVMRMTNAVLPHMRAQRSGRVVNVSSVLGLIPAPYMAVYAATKHAVEGYSESVDHELREFGVRMLLVEPAYTSTSFEASSMAPDSPLPLYAAQREVSRDVLATAVRNADHPDVVAKVIVAAATDSKPKLRYTAGPMARRVSALRRIVPSRAFDKEVRKLNRLVG, encoded by the coding sequence ATGCAGACAACTTCCCCAGTAGCCCTCGTGACGGGCGCCTCCTCCGGGATCGGGCGGGCGGCAGCGCGCGCCCTCGTGCGCGCCGGCTTCGCGGTGGTGGGCACGAGCCGCAACGCGGCGAAGGCCGAGCCGCTCCCCGGGGTGACGTTCCTCGATCTCGACGTGGCCAGCGACGAGTCGGTCCGCTCCCTGGTCGAGGAGGTGATCGAGCGGTTCGGCCGGATCGACGTCCTCGTCAACAACGCGGGCGTGGGCGCGGTCGGCGCCGCCGAGGAGAGCTCGATCGACCAGGCCAAGGAGGTCTTCGACATCAACGTCTTCGGCGTGATGCGGATGACCAACGCAGTGCTGCCCCACATGCGCGCCCAGCGCAGTGGCCGCGTGGTCAACGTCTCCTCGGTACTCGGTCTGATCCCAGCCCCCTACATGGCCGTCTACGCCGCCACCAAGCACGCGGTCGAGGGCTACTCCGAGTCCGTCGACCACGAGCTTCGCGAGTTCGGAGTCCGGATGCTGCTGGTCGAGCCGGCCTACACCAGCACGAGTTTCGAGGCGAGCAGCATGGCACCCGACTCGCCCCTGCCCCTCTACGCCGCGCAGCGGGAGGTCTCCCGGGACGTGCTGGCCACGGCCGTGCGCAACGCCGACCATCCGGACGTGGTCGCGAAGGTGATCGTCGCGGCCGCCACCGATTCCAAGCCCAAGCTCCGGTACACCGCCGGCCCGATGGCCAGACGCGTCAGCGCCCTGCGCCGGATCGTGCCCTCGCGCGCCTTCGACAAAGAAGTCCGCAAGCTCAACCGCCTGGTCGGCTGA
- a CDS encoding ATP-binding protein: MSGQPMPCSPAEISSLFLFEKLSAEQLDRLCTEGRVELFDPGPVFTEGDPATCFYVMIEGTLVMSRRVGSDDIEVSRTSQPGVYAGAVMAYLWDGKPHRYMNSLRVSEPTRFFVLPAQSFANFMNEWFPMAVHLLEGLALGSQTFQRAVGQRERLLALGSLSAGLTHELNNPAAAAARASSSLRDRVAHMRDKLSAIASDPDHGDALKALVDLQERTAERVSKAPALSPLEASDREDELADWLDDHGVPNGWQIAPTFVQGGLDVDWLEQIAAAVDEQEILPSAIECLNYTVEAELLMSEIQDSTTRISHLVDAAKQYSQLDRAPYQVADVHELLDSTLLMLSGKIGPQVKVVKEYDRSVPRIPAYPAELNQVWTNLIDNAVSAIKSAGGEGTLTVRTAVVHDRLLVEFRDTGPGVPAEIRGRIFDPFFTTKPVGEGTGLGLDISWRIVVNKHHGDLKVESVPGDTRFQVLLPLTATDPHTVPGPAQEPS, translated from the coding sequence ATGAGCGGGCAGCCGATGCCGTGCAGCCCGGCGGAGATCAGCTCGCTGTTCCTCTTCGAGAAGCTCAGCGCCGAGCAGCTCGACAGACTGTGCACCGAGGGTCGGGTCGAACTGTTCGACCCCGGGCCGGTGTTCACCGAAGGTGACCCGGCGACCTGCTTCTACGTGATGATCGAGGGCACGCTCGTCATGTCGCGCCGGGTGGGCAGCGACGACATCGAGGTGAGCCGCACGTCCCAGCCAGGGGTGTACGCGGGGGCCGTGATGGCGTATCTCTGGGACGGGAAACCGCATCGGTACATGAACTCGTTGCGGGTGTCGGAGCCGACACGGTTCTTCGTCCTGCCCGCCCAGTCGTTCGCGAACTTCATGAACGAGTGGTTTCCGATGGCGGTCCATCTCCTGGAGGGGCTCGCCCTCGGTTCGCAGACCTTTCAGCGGGCCGTCGGGCAGCGCGAACGGCTGCTGGCGCTCGGTTCGCTGTCCGCAGGCCTCACCCATGAGCTCAACAACCCGGCCGCGGCGGCCGCACGAGCCTCCTCGTCGCTCAGGGACCGGGTCGCGCACATGCGCGACAAGCTCAGCGCCATCGCCTCGGACCCCGACCACGGCGACGCCTTGAAGGCCTTGGTCGACCTCCAGGAGCGTACGGCCGAGCGGGTCTCCAAGGCGCCGGCGCTGAGCCCCCTCGAAGCGTCCGACCGCGAGGACGAACTCGCCGACTGGCTGGACGACCACGGTGTCCCGAACGGCTGGCAGATCGCGCCGACCTTCGTGCAGGGCGGTCTCGACGTCGACTGGCTGGAGCAGATCGCGGCGGCCGTCGACGAGCAGGAGATCCTGCCCAGCGCCATCGAGTGTCTCAACTACACGGTCGAGGCTGAGCTGTTGATGTCCGAGATCCAGGACTCCACCACCCGTATCTCGCACCTCGTCGACGCCGCCAAGCAGTACTCACAGCTGGACCGCGCGCCCTACCAGGTCGCCGATGTGCACGAACTCCTCGACAGCACGCTGCTGATGCTGTCGGGCAAGATCGGTCCACAGGTCAAGGTCGTGAAGGAGTACGACCGTTCGGTGCCGAGGATTCCGGCCTACCCCGCCGAGCTGAACCAGGTGTGGACCAACCTGATCGACAACGCGGTCTCCGCCATCAAGAGCGCGGGCGGCGAAGGGACGTTGACCGTACGCACCGCTGTGGTGCACGACCGGTTGCTGGTGGAGTTCCGCGACACGGGCCCGGGAGTGCCGGCCGAGATCCGCGGCCGGATCTTCGACCCGTTCTTCACCACCAAGCCGGTGGGCGAGGGCACGGGACTGGGGCTCGACATCTCCTGGCGGATCGTCGTCAACAAGCACCACGGTGACCTGAAAGTCGAGTCCGTACCCGGCGACACCCGCTTCCAGGTGCTGCTCCCCCTCACCGCCACCGACCCCCATACCGTCCCCGGCCCGGCCCAGGAGCCCTCATGA